From the genome of Anopheles moucheti chromosome 3, idAnoMoucSN_F20_07, whole genome shotgun sequence, one region includes:
- the LOC128306034 gene encoding GATA zinc finger domain-containing protein 14-like, giving the protein MNELKAIIRSLAISSASGMSLSQLDHDFKSLEGYSIPYQKHGFKSLFAMLRTLTDVVQVNGDDQKSTIHPVTTEKNQHIRSLVEKSKKSKKRKVTSCNQQSSTTHLPKSKCYNATKSYESKPVAIKSYTSKSSSAIQSNCSKTANAKLQRNNNSSTNQYRKANRENSVYSTSTAQQNGQYNWNELLYNRSLNNLYHQTANTSYCNNQQYYQNNMHQSSQQYYQNNMHQSCQQYYQNNMQQSNHQQYYQNYAQQCNPQYNQNYAQRCNPQYNQNYAQQCYQQYNQNYEPQCNQQYYQNNAQQNQQYYHNYVQQCNQQYYPNNMQEYNKQRKRNVKQQSSTARNSRHNQAIPQNYNMNNYSGYVMLQEEDIQINGTTAWETP; this is encoded by the exons ATGAACGAGTTAAAAGCAATTATTCGCTCGCTGGCCATTTCTAGTGCCAGCGGAATGTCTTTGTCGCAACTGGATCACGACTTCAAAAGTCTCGAAGGATACAGCATTCCGTACCAGAAACATGGCTTTAAATCTCTTTTTGCTATGCTACGTACACTGACCGATGTCGTACAA GTGAACGGAGATGACCAGAAAAGCACCATTCATCCAgttaccaccgaaaaaaatcaacacataCGCTCGTTGGTAGAAAAAAGTAAGAAAAGCAAGAAACGTAAGGTAACTTCGTGCAATCAACAGAGTTCTACAACGCACTTGCCCAAAAGCAAATGTTATAATGCGACTAAAAGTTATGAAAGCAAGCCAGTTGCGATAAAAAGTTATACAAGCAAATCTTCTAGTGCAATACAAAGTAAttgcagcaaaacagcaaatgCGAAACTCCAACGAAATAACAACAGTAGTACAAACCAGTACAGAAAAGCGAATCGCGAAA ACTCAGTGTACAGCACGTCAACTGCACAACAGAATGGCCAATATAATTGGAATGAATTGTTGTACAACAGATCATTGAATAATCTTTACcatcaaacagcaaacacgTCGTATTGTAATAATCAACAGTACTACCAAAATAATATGCACCAGTCTAGCCAGCAGTACTACCAAAATAATATGCACCAGTCTTGCCAGCAGTACTaccaaaataatatgcaacaGTCTAACCACCAGCAGTACTATCAAAATTATGCGCAACAGTGCAACCCACAGTATAACCAAAATTATGCGCAACGATGCAACCCACAGTATAACCAAAATTATGCGCAACAATGCTACCAACAGTATAACCAAAATTATGAGCCCCAGTGTAACCAACAGTACTACCAAAACAATGCTCAGCAGAATCAACAGTACTACCACAATTATGTGCAGCAGTGCAACCAACAATACTACCCAAATAATATGCAGGAGTACAACAAACAGCGCAAGCGAAATGTGAAGCAACAGTCGTCCACTGCAAGGAACAGTCGTCACAACCAAGCGATTCCCCAAAATTACAACATGAATAACTATTCCGGTTATG TTATGCTGCAGGAGGAGGATATCCAAATCAATGGAACTACGGCATGGGAAACTCCATGA